The genome window GCtgaccctccctcctcctcctagGAGAGCTTCACCTTCCAGGTATCCACCAAGGATGTGCCCCTGGCACTGATGGCCTGTGCCCTCCGAAAGAAGGCCACGGTGTTCCGGCAGCCGCTCGTGGAGCAGCCTGAGGACTACACACTGCAGGTGAACGGCAAGCACGAGTACCTGTACGGCAGCTACCCCCTCTGCCAGTTCCAGGTGAGGGCTGGGCGCTGGGAGGGATTCCTGGGCTCCCGCAGCCCTTGCCagggtggggggtaggggtgggggagctgCTCCTCAGCCCCTCTTGAGCCCAGCAAGCCAGATCTTGGGCGTCACGGTGAAGGTATCCCCATGTTGAACTTACTGTCCTCATGAACAAGGGAGGTGGGCGGGGACAGGAAGGGCCAGAGGAGAGACCCCACCCCAGAAGGCCTGGCATGAGCAGTGGTCAGCGTGGCGGGGGGTCCCCAGGTAGTCAGTGGTCCAGGGAACAGTTGGGGTCGCTCACCCTGTGCCCCCATCTCAGTACATCTGCAGCTGCCTGCACAGTGGGCTGACCCCGCACCTGACCATGGTGCACTCCTCCTCCATCCTCGCCATGCGGGATGAGCAGAGCAACCCCGCCCCCCAAGTCCAGAAGCCACGCACCAAACCGCCCCCCATCCCCATGAAGAAGGTGAGCCAGCACCCTGCTCTTACCCTCTCCACCAGCCCTTCCTCCCACCTGTGGTCCAACCCTGAAGCCTATTGGGCAACACTGTGGGCCGGCAGTCTCCTGCCCAGTCTCATGCCTTTTGATTGCTCAGGATTGAGAATTGGGCCTTCGAGCTGGGGTTGGGGGTCTGTCTGGATATCCCAGGGCAGCCTCCAGGCCTGGCTCTCCAGTTGCCCTCTCTTCCTGCTCCTCCTGCTTCCTGCCCTGTAGGCAGGACTGTGTGCCCTGCAGAGCTCGGGGGCCTTGGGGCCAAGGGGGTGTCCCTACGGCAGGTTTTCTGGTAAAGGATGGAGCTGTGGGCAGGTACCGAACCTGGCTGTAAACCTGCaacaccctcaccccacccccagtggccacaggcctcATCAACCTCCTCTGAATTCCTCTGCCTTAACTCCCTCTtctccccccaaccctgcccagCCCTCCTCCTTGTCCCTCTGGTCCCTGGAGCAGCCTTTCTACATCGAGCTGATCCAGGGCAGCAAAGTGAATGCCGATGAGCGGATGAAGGTAGGGGCAGGCTCCTGGCCGGGAAGGGCACAGGCAGTGTGTGTTTTCTGCAAAAACACGGTGGCTGTGGCctgaaggggtggcagaggaagaagggaggggggtCACACGAAAGCCACCTGACCACATTACCCAGCATCCCTGCCTGGGGTGGTTGTGAGCGGCTTCAAAAcaggaaagggggaggggggtgggccgGCCAGCCAGAGAGGCCGATTCGCAGAAACCAGGCCCAGTGAGTTCTGGGTATTGACTTTGGTGGAGGTGGTGCGGCCTGGCCCAGCCCAGGGATGTGGAGCTTGGGaggtgatggacacagaagagGAGCCGCTCCAGTGAGCCAGGGGGCCAGGCCCACTTCTGAGTCATACACATGCCCGCCTCCTCTGGCCTCAAGATGGCCTGTGAGATGCAGGTTTTCTCGTCCCATTTGCAGAATGGGAAACCCAGGCCCAACGAAGCCAGGGCTCTTTGGGGAGCACTTTCTGGCTGGGGTAACTTCACTCACAGGGCAGGTCTTGTTTCCCGTAGACGAATCACGGAAGGGTGCATGGAGGCAGCTTTCTCACTGGGAGGGTGAGAGCAGAGATGGAGGACACAGGGAAGGGTGTTCTGGGGCGTTAAATCCTTCCCTATCTAGAGGGACTCATGCAATTCTTGGGTGCTTGACCAAGAGGGGCCCCTGGAATTCCTGAACCCCGATAGGGAAACGGAGGCCCAAAGCAGAGCAGCAACCTGCCCCGGGGTCCCACAGTCAGTGGGGAGCCGCCCacgccaccctcccctccccatcactCATTCCCCCTCAGGCAGCCAGTCATCCCTTATTGGACCACCTTCAAGCACCTGGTTGGGGAGGTTCAGGCCCACTTGAAATGAGGACATTTCAGGAGTATATTCAAGCCTTAGGGGGAAGGGAGCctgcaaggggagaaggggcccGGCCTCTGCCACCAGTCACCTGTGTGCACATTTCCCAGCTGGTGGTGCAGGCCGGGCTCTTCCACGGCAATGAGACGCTATGCAAGACGGTGTCCAGCTCGGAGGTGAGCGTGTGCTCGGAGCCCGTGTGGAAGCAGCGGCTGGAGTTTGACATCAACGTCTGTGACCTGCCCCGCATGGCCCGGCTCTGCTTCGCACTTTACGCTGTGATCGAGAAGGCCAAGAAGGCCCGCTCCACCAAGAAGAAGTCCAAGAAGGCGGTGGGTGGAGCTTGTGGGAGTCACTCCCTGCTGGTCTGGTCCTGTCCTGCAGCCCCCTGGGGCTGCTGTTCATCCCTCCCCAGCATCCCAGCTGGCACGCACGCATCCTGGGAATGGGGTCTGGGTGGGCCTGCAGACCCCGGCCTCCTCCCCATCACCCCACTGGCCACCCCCGGCCCTGCTGGTGTGTGATGGTGCTGGAATCCTGGGCTTATGAGCAGGGGTGCTCGGGATATCTAGACCTGGGCCTTTGGTCCTTGAGGGAACCCGGAGGCCTCTCCCTGGGGTGGAAGGAAAAACGCAGTGTCCTCCCAGGGAGCAGGGAGCCTGAGTCAGCAGCCAGCTGGGGATGGAGTGGTGGTCGagcactgagtcaccaggacCAGGCTGTGACTGGCCACCGAACTGCACTGACTCTGGTTGACTGGGGCCAGCTCTCTGGGGCTGCTGTGTTCTGTGTGAGGCTTTCTCAAGAAGCCGAGGGTGGGATGTGTCCGGGAGCAGTAGGAAACCAGTGTGGCTGACCTTCCCGGCTGCCTCATAGGGAGTCTGGGTGAGGGCAGGGCAACGTGGCCTGACTGGAACCATCCTGCAGTTGAGCAAACATAGGCCTTTGGGGTGGCTGGCCCTGACCCACCCGGCTTCTTTCCCAGGACTGCCCCATTGCCTGGGCCAACCTCATGCTGTTTGACTACAAGGACCAGCTCAAGACGGGCGAGCGCTGTCTCTATATGTGGCCCTCTGTCCCAGGTGGGCCCAGGCCAGGAGGGAGAGGTGGGAGTGTGGGGTGCGTCCGGACGTGGCGACATTCCCCTTGCAACTCCGTCTGTCCCTGTGTCCAGATGAGAAAGGGGAGCTACTGAACCCCTGTGGGACCGTACGGAGTAACCCCAACACTGAGAGTGCAGCTGCCCTGGTCATCTTTCTCCCCGAGGTGGCCCCTCACCCTGTATACTACCCTTCCCAGGAAAAGGTCAGTGAGGGGGTCCTCGCCATTTGGGGTCCAGGGCCCACCCTGCCCAGAAACCTCAAGGCTAAAGATGAGCCGTCCCCACCCTGCCTCTGGGGCGCCCAGGTCGTGGTCCCTGCACCCTGTGAAttgcccagggctgggggctgggtccCCACACACATTTGAGGGCTTCCTTGACTGTCTGAAGTCCTCACGTGCCCTAGAGtggtggttctcaactggggccACCTGTCTTCTCAAGGGACTTCCGGCAATGTCCAGAGACAATTTTGGTTGTTAAACCTAGCTGGGGAGATGCTCCTGGCATGTcatgggtggaggccagggatgttGCTAAACACCCTGTACTGGGTGGGATGATCCCCACCACTGAGGGTCACTCGCCACGAAGTCAGCAGTGCCAAGGTGTTGACACCGACTCCCAGGGCCCCCCCTCCTCCCAGGCTCTCCCAGGTCCCAGGGGCACTGCTGATATCAGGGTCACTCTTGCAGATCCTGGAGCTGGGGCGGCTTGGAGAGCACGGACGCTTCACGGAGGAGGAGGTGAGCTGGGGGCCGTGGGCGGTGGGGTGTGGACCTGGCGGCAGCCCTCAtcactgcccccccaccccacccctgccccgcctGTGcccttcagcagctgcagctgcgGGAGATCCTGGAGCGGCGGGGTTCCGGGGAACTGTACGAGCACGAGAAGGACCTGGTGTGGAAGATGCGGCACGAGATCCAGGAGCACTTTCCCGAGGCTCTAGCCCGGCTGCTGCTGGTCACTAAGTGGAACAAACATGAGGACGTGGCCCAGGttggcggcgggggcggggccgggatgGGAGGGGGCGGAGCCCGGGAAGGGCTGCGTGAGCAGGGGCGGGGCGGGTAGGGCGGGGTCGGGAGGGGCGGAGCCTGGAGCCAGACGCAGCCCGCAGCCCTCACCCCCGCTCTGACCGCTCGCATCCTCCTCCAGATGCTCTACCTGCTCTGCTCCTGGCCTGAACTGCCCGTTCTGAGCGCCCTAGAGTTGCTAGACTTCAGCTTCCCCGACCGCCACGTGGGATCCTTCGCCATCAAGTCCCTGCGGAAACTAACGTGAGTCCCGCGGGCTTCCTCTACCTCAGAGGGCAGCTTGGCCCCCACCGCCCGGGGCCTAGGCACAGGGTGGGGACCTGCCCTAGGGCTCTGCTCAGATGAGGCCGGCCtcccgccccagccccgccccctcgTCAGCCTCAGACCCTCTCCCAAGACGCGGAGCTCCAGGCCCCAGCCGGCCTCCCTTCTCTGCAGGGACGACGAGCTTTTCCAGTACCTGCTGCAGCTGGTGCAGGTGCTCAAGTACGAGTCCTACCTCGACTGCGAGCTGACCAAATTCCTGCTGGACCGGGCCCTGGCCAATCGCAGGATCGGCCACTTCCTCTTCTGGCACCTCCGGTAGCTGGACTCACCTGCAAGGCCACGGGGAGGAGGGGCCTCTTGCCTGCTGGCCTCGCGTTTCCCACCAGCTGGCCGGCCCGGGTGTCCTTGGCAGCCGGGTCCTatggggctgggaggggctgtGTGGCCCCACCAGGCAAGGCTCAGCCCCTGCTTCCTCCCCCCAGCTCCGAGATGCACGTGCCGTCGGTGGCCCTGCGCTTCGGCCTTATCATGGAAGCCTATTGCCGGGGCAGCACCCACCACATGAAAGTGCTGATGAAGCAGGTGAGGTGTGGCACCCCACAACCCCGCCTGCACTCCATGACCCCGCCTGAGCTCCGCTTCCAGGCAGGGTAGCGCCGACCCATCTCTGTAGAACCCCGTGGGCCCCGCACGGGCTCAGAGCCTGCTCCTCAGTCCACCCAGGACACCCTCCCATCCTCCCGGCCAGGGGGAAGCACTGAGCAAACTGAAGGCCCTGAACGACGTCGTCAAAGTGAGCTCCCAGAAGACCACCAAGCCCCAGACCAAGGAGCTGATGCACCTGTGCATGCGCCAGGAGACCTACCTGGAGGCCCTCTCCCACTTGCAGTCCCCACTCGACCCCAGCACCCTGCTGGCTGAAGTCTG of Bubalus bubalis isolate 160015118507 breed Murrah chromosome 5, NDDB_SH_1, whole genome shotgun sequence contains these proteins:
- the PIK3CD gene encoding phosphatidylinositol 4,5-bisphosphate 3-kinase catalytic subunit delta isoform isoform X1 is translated as MPPGVDCPMEFWTKEENQNVAVDFLLPTGVYLNFPVSRNANLSTIKKVLWHRAQYEPLFHMLSDPEAYVFTCVNQTAEQQELEDEQRRLCDIQPFLPVLRLVAREGDRVKKLINSQISLLIGKGLHEFDSLQDPEVNDFRGKMRQFCEEAAARRQQLGWEAWLQYSFPLQLEPSARSWGPGTLRVPNRVLLVNVKFEGSEESFTFQVSTKDVPLALMACALRKKATVFRQPLVEQPEDYTLQVNGKHEYLYGSYPLCQFQYICSCLHSGLTPHLTMVHSSSILAMRDEQSNPAPQVQKPRTKPPPIPMKKPSSLSLWSLEQPFYIELIQGSKVNADERMKLVVQAGLFHGNETLCKTVSSSEVSVCSEPVWKQRLEFDINVCDLPRMARLCFALYAVIEKAKKARSTKKKSKKADCPIAWANLMLFDYKDQLKTGERCLYMWPSVPDEKGELLNPCGTVRSNPNTESAAALVIFLPEVAPHPVYYPSQEKILELGRLGEHGRFTEEEQLQLREILERRGSGELYEHEKDLVWKMRHEIQEHFPEALARLLLVTKWNKHEDVAQMLYLLCSWPELPVLSALELLDFSFPDRHVGSFAIKSLRKLTDDELFQYLLQLVQVLKYESYLDCELTKFLLDRALANRRIGHFLFWHLRSEMHVPSVALRFGLIMEAYCRGSTHHMKVLMKQGEALSKLKALNDVVKVSSQKTTKPQTKELMHLCMRQETYLEALSHLQSPLDPSTLLAEVCVEQCTFMDSKMKPLWVMYSNEEAGSDGTVGIIFKNGDDLRQDMLTLQMIQLMDILWKQEGLDLRMTPYGCLSTGDRTGLIEVVLHSDTIANIQLNKSNMAATAAFNKDALLNWLKSKNPGEALDRAIEEFTLSCAGYCVATYVLGIGDRHSDNIMIRENGQLFHIDFGHFLGNFKTKFGINRERVPFILTYDFVHVIQQGKTNNSEKFERFRGYCERAYTILRRHGLLFLHLFALMRAAGLPELSCSKDIQYLKDSLALGKTEEEALKHFRVKFNEALRESWKTKVNWLAHNVSKDNRQ
- the PIK3CD gene encoding phosphatidylinositol 4,5-bisphosphate 3-kinase catalytic subunit delta isoform isoform X3; translation: MPPGVDCPMEFWTKEENQNVAVDFLLPTGVYLNFPVSRNANLSTIKKVLWHRAQYEPLFHMLSDPEAYVFTCVNQTAEQQELEDEQRRLCDIQPFLPVLRLVAREGDRVKKLINSQISLLIGKGLHEFDSLQDPEVNDFRGKMRQFCEEAAARRQQLGWEAWLQYSFPLQLEPSARSWGPGTLRVPNRVLLVNVKFEGSEESFTFQVSTKDVPLALMACALRKKATVFRQPLVEQPEDYTLQYICSCLHSGLTPHLTMVHSSSILAMRDEQSNPAPQVQKPRTKPPPIPMKKPSSLSLWSLEQPFYIELIQGSKVNADERMKLVVQAGLFHGNETLCKTVSSSEVSVCSEPVWKQRLEFDINVCDLPRMARLCFALYAVIEKAKKARSTKKKSKKADCPIAWANLMLFDYKDQLKTGERCLYMWPSVPDEKGELLNPCGTVRSNPNTESAAALVIFLPEVAPHPVYYPSQEKILELGRLGEHGRFTEEEQLQLREILERRGSGELYEHEKDLVWKMRHEIQEHFPEALARLLLVTKWNKHEDVAQMLYLLCSWPELPVLSALELLDFSFPDRHVGSFAIKSLRKLTDDELFQYLLQLVQVLKYESYLDCELTKFLLDRALANRRIGHFLFWHLRSEMHVPSVALRFGLIMEAYCRGSTHHMKVLMKQGEALSKLKALNDVVKVSSQKTTKPQTKELMHLCMRQETYLEALSHLQSPLDPSTLLAEVCVEQCTFMDSKMKPLWVMYSNEEAGSDGTVGIIFKNGDDLRQDMLTLQMIQLMDILWKQEGLDLRMTPYGCLSTGDRTGLIEVVLHSDTIANIQLNKSNMAATAAFNKDALLNWLKSKNPGEALDRAIEEFTLSCAGYCVATYVLGIGDRHSDNIMIRENGQLFHIDFGHFLGNFKTKFGINRERVPFILTYDFVHVIQQGKTNNSEKFERFRGYCERAYTILRRHGLLFLHLFALMRAAGLPELSCSKDIQYLKDSLALGKTEEEALKHFRVKFNEALRESWKTKVNWLAHNVSKDNRQ
- the PIK3CD gene encoding phosphatidylinositol 4,5-bisphosphate 3-kinase catalytic subunit delta isoform isoform X2, with amino-acid sequence MPPGVDCPMEFWTKEENQNVAVDFLLPTGVYLNFPVSRNANLSTIKKVLWHRAQYEPLFHMLSDPEAYVFTCVNQTAEQQELEDEQRRLCDIQPFLPVLRLVAREGDRVKKLINSQISLLIGKGLHEFDSLQDPEVNDFRGKMRQFCEEAAARRQQLGWEAWLQYSFPLQLEPSARSWGPGTLRVPNRVLLVNVKFEGSEESFTFQVSTKDVPLALMACALRKKATVFRQPLVEQPEDYTLQVNGKHEYLYGSYPLCQFQYICSCLHSGLTPHLTMVHSSSILAMRDEQSNPAPQVQKPRTKPPPIPMKKPSSLSLWSLEQPFYIELIQGSKVNADERMKLVVQAGLFHGNETLCKTVSSSEVSVCSEPVWKQRLEFDINVCDLPRMARLCFALYAVIEKAKKARSTKKKSKKADCPIAWANLMLFDYKDQLKTGERCLYMWPSVPDEKGELLNPCGTVRSNPNTESAAALVIFLPEVAPHPVYYPSQEKILELGRLGEHGRFTEEELQLREILERRGSGELYEHEKDLVWKMRHEIQEHFPEALARLLLVTKWNKHEDVAQMLYLLCSWPELPVLSALELLDFSFPDRHVGSFAIKSLRKLTDDELFQYLLQLVQVLKYESYLDCELTKFLLDRALANRRIGHFLFWHLRSEMHVPSVALRFGLIMEAYCRGSTHHMKVLMKQGEALSKLKALNDVVKVSSQKTTKPQTKELMHLCMRQETYLEALSHLQSPLDPSTLLAEVCVEQCTFMDSKMKPLWVMYSNEEAGSDGTVGIIFKNGDDLRQDMLTLQMIQLMDILWKQEGLDLRMTPYGCLSTGDRTGLIEVVLHSDTIANIQLNKSNMAATAAFNKDALLNWLKSKNPGEALDRAIEEFTLSCAGYCVATYVLGIGDRHSDNIMIRENGQLFHIDFGHFLGNFKTKFGINRERVPFILTYDFVHVIQQGKTNNSEKFERFRGYCERAYTILRRHGLLFLHLFALMRAAGLPELSCSKDIQYLKDSLALGKTEEEALKHFRVKFNEALRESWKTKVNWLAHNVSKDNRQ